The following nucleotide sequence is from Diospyros lotus cultivar Yz01 chromosome 3, ASM1463336v1, whole genome shotgun sequence.
ttaccaaagttgttttatttcttgattgtatttttttttttttgtaatgggaaaaaatattacaatatttcactaatttcaaaatgtatttaatagtatactagcattaaattattttaatttaactaaaaattattttatgaataaaatattttttctcaaaattttaaagtaaacgcgttttcagttttcagttttcaaaaacaatttcTCAGAttgacaaagagaatgcgtttttaaaaatctcaaaacaaaaactcaaaacacaaaactcaaaatgaattcaaaactcaaaactcaaaaataaaacacaaagagaacaccacctaactTTCCTAAGATCAGGGCttcaatattttgattttctttttcctaaagGGGAGTGTATACATCCAATGATTTTGGGCTACCTGAGAGGGAAAGCTTTTGAGTTGACAGATTGGGTAGATCCAAAAATCACAACCCCTATCTTGATAAGGCGAATTGGATTGGCCAAATTATCAACATGGCATCCGTTCAACTAGTCATATAAGTTGGCCATACACTACATTACAGAAGTTGTCCAAATTACAACACAGATACAGGCCTGAGATTTGAAATGGCGGGAGCTATAGAGAACAAGTGGCCAACTCTGAAGAACGAGGAATAAGTGTGTTATGAAACAATGCTCTTTTAACACACAACAGGTAAACAAAATTTCTAGCATCAAGTTCAACAAAATTAACTCTTAAACCTATGTAGCTACTTACTAAGGTCCAATACAAATTACAACTATAGCTGGTGATTACTACTGAAACGCCCACAAAGATCTGGTAGGTCTTGAATAAGAATAATGCACTTGTGCCACCAACATCACAAAAGATTTTATAATGAGGATTTCCCTGTTAGGTAACAGGTGAGCTCAAAAACACCGATCGGCTCTACTTGTTATATTATCTGAGAAATGTCGGAAGAAAACAGACTTCATTGATGAGGCAATGCATCGTCTAGAGTATGATCACGATTCACTTATCAAAGAATGCAACTGTTCTCGGAACATTGAAATCTTCTCTGCTTCAACAGCCATGACTAAACCCATCAACTTGTAATTCTTCAGCTGCAAGTGCAATTATACTAATTCCATTATTCCAGCAATGACTTGCAACAATAAATGCAAAGAACAAGGCAAGCTATTGGAGCTTCAGAGCTGTTAGATTGTCTAAGTTTGGACATAATTCATTATCTAAACAAGCCAAGCCACATTTATCCATATAACCCCATGTTTGACCTGCCTTGAGCTTATCAACTTTTTGAGCTCTGCTCAAACTTAGCAAGCTAAGCATACAACAAAGCACGTACAATAACTATGCCACTCAAGTTTGACTCTGATTTACTCATTAAATGCCCTTTGATATTGACTCACAAAGTGAAGTGAACATATAAAGTTCAAACATGCTTGAGCAAGCCACCACTTGGCTGGCTTGATATGCATTCTAAATATAAGGAATTAATTTCCCATAATTTTGACTTACACTTGCTGATTTGAACATTTTCTTGTTGCCCTTGTCCAAAATAAAGATGCAAAATCTCACATGCTCAGAAAAATAGAGCATCTAAAAGTAaacaaaatagaataataaaGACAACAATTCGATGCAAAAGAATTCATGCCTAGTTTGATTCATGGTGCATTCAATGAGTCACGCAGAGAGTAAATATTATACAAgctaaaaaaattgtaattgtaATCGTAGAATCATAATAGTTGCTTTAATAACACCAATGCCATCAACTAGCAAATACCTCTTCGTTTGCAAGTTGCTCAATGCGCAATGGGAACTTAAAGGACCAGGAACTGAGCTGAAATTAATTGAAGACCCAATCAGGAGCGTAATTGTAGGTAAGTTGCAAATCAAGTGGACCAGGAAAACCCACGCACATGCTTAAAAAACAACCCCAAATACCTGGTAAAAGATTTCATCCTCTGCCTTAATAAATATTGTAGCCTCCTTACTGCTGCCTTttgctgcatttttttttccaccATTCATATGCTGTAGATTGAAtaatgaaacaaaaaagaaagaaaaagggaaaaatgttGAAGCTAACATATCATACGAGAAGCaattataaatcaaaatgaaaataggTAAATTCCCATTTAAGCACCTCATAGATTCTAGTTAGCAATAGATAGTGCTTTAAGCAAAAGGACCTCCTGAGCTCCTCCGTTCGCTATAAAAAGAGGGAGAATAATACATAAGCTTTTTGATAAAATTGCAGCAAGTaaacatgagagagagagagaaggggattggggggaggggggaggggaGCGGGAGATTTTCTGCCAAGCTCACCCACTGACATAGTTTCTTGACTAACCTCATCTTCTGTCGCCCaggagatttcatcaaagagcgCATCATAAAGAGGTGGCAGGAGCTGGGGAGGGAGATTGACAACACGCTGAGAGACCAAAAGCCCCACACTCTGCATTTGCTCTTTGAAGAAGGATCTCAAGTTACCGAGTATATCCTTGTCCTTGCATACTTTAAGTAAGAAGTCTGTGAGTTCCTTAATACATTTATGATCCTGGTCAAGAAAAACCCATGCTATTTGAATATGTACAAGTGTGTTAGAacatttgtactagattagtGAAATAGATATCAGgaaaatttatgtaaaataatgtTGTTTATGTCCTGTTTAGTTGGTTAGGAAAAGTCTTCTAAAAGGATTGTTTCTAGAAGGACAGTTGGTCGATTGTTATGTGTAACGGTCAGTTAGGGGGGCgtttattttctgttattgtAACTCCTGCCCTATGGCTTATACATAGGGGTCAGGAGGGGCTgttgtgatattttttatctataatagatgatttctctagAATGCTGTGCATATGTGTCCTAAAGTCTAAGGATAACACATTTGAAACCTTTAGGGCATGGAAGATTATGATAGAGAACCAGAAAGGCAGGAAAATCAAGCAAATAAGAACTGATAACAGattagaattttgtaataagaATTTCAACCAAATATGTAAAAATGGTGGGATTACGAGACACCTAACTGCACCCGGAAACCCTAGGCAAAATGGCATTGCAAAAAGGATGAACAAACCCTCTTAGAATGGGTTAGATGCATGTTGTCCTATGCTCATTTGCCTAAAACCTTTTGGGGGGAAGCTATCACGATAGCAACCCATGAAATAAATAGGTCTCCCTCCGCAACAATAAACTTCCTAACCCCATATGAAAGGTGGGGACAGGGCATAAACCAAGCCTAGACCACCATAAAGTGTTCAGATGCCTTgcctatgctcatgtgaagcaaGGCAAATTAGAGACTAGGGCCAAGAAATGCTTGTTTATAGGTTATCCATCGGGTGTCAAAGCCTACAAACTATGAAATTTAGAACCAGAAGAACCAATAACCATAGTCACaagagatgtgacatttgaGGAGGAGTCTACCACAAAATTAGCAAATGATAAATCACAACATGATAACGAACAAAATACAGAGTCTGTTCAGGTGGAGATCACTGGAATCACCCCTTATAACTCCCAAGAACCATCTGATGTGAATCATGATATCTCTTAACCAAGGTAAGATGAAGACCAGGACATAGAATCCTCCAAATTTGAAGGGATGAGGACGACATCGATGTAGACTCTAGCTTAGGGGATCAACCTAATCCAGACAAGTATAGTGTAGCAAGAGACCAACAGCCTAGAAACCGTAGGCTACCACAAAGATACGGTTATTCTTACCTAGTTGCATATGCCCTAACTAGTGCAACTGAAACTATAGGCGAAGAACCCCTCACTTATGAAGAAGCAGTGTCCTCTAAGGATGCTAATAAACGACTGGAAGCCATGAGATCAGAAAtagcattacaaatatataaaatgaaggCCAAGCCAACCCATACAAGATAGTGGAAAAGTGAAGGCCAAGCCAATGTGTAGGTAGGTCTCAAtttgagactgaaccaggataatcttaTGGTGTTCTTGATTCTGATTTCTGTTCTTTAATACTGTGTTTTGTAATTCCTGTTGTCGTGAGTGTTTGTGAGTCTCTATCCGTGACTTAGTAAGTGTGAATGTCCTAGAGAGTGTTGTGTTTCTACTCTAACAAAGTGGGATGATGGATCATGGATGTTCCAAATAGAAGCCTAACATTGACTACATGTCAAAGACATGCTAAAAGTTTAAGGGGAAGAAAGTGTCATTTAACTTATGTAGAGACTTTTATGCTCCTTCATATAAGGTACAGATGCAACTCTCTGAAGCAAAATTGGCACATACTAGCCATTACACAAATTTATAGACATGTTAAGCAACTAAGAAGCAATGACATGTAAACTTTAAGAGAATATGTTGCTTGCCTTATATCTTCCCAAGTTAAGAGCGGTAACGACAGAGTATGGTGTATCCTCTTCCTCTGTTTTAACAATTGTCCCTACTGTTGTTTGGCTTAATATTAGGTCCGCAAAACCACTTATATCCCATTCCCGATGATCAAGGTATGTCATCAACAGACCCTTTACTCCGTGGAAGTCATCAGATTTTGGATCAAAGAAAGCAAAATCCGCCTGAATAGTTCCCTTCAGAAACACAGAATAGACTTCCGTAAGTAATAAATGGTAAACATAAATAGATAAGAATTAGCATAAATTACTGAAACTACCAGAAGAAAGGTCCAAATATGGTCCTATTGATGTTGGAGCAAATTATGAGTGCTTACTTCGAACTCTTCTTCGTCAGAAGATCCATATGGTTCCCTCTTATCCATGCCAACCTTATGGTTGACTTTGCCACCTAGAGATTTGATTTTGAACAttctatcaaaaaaattaaaatcaaataaaacaatccaATTCCTAAAGAAATTTTGCAAGTCAGTCATTCTCTAACGTGTAGGCCATTAAGTTCCAAAGAAACAACAAGGATGGAAGCCAGGAAGAGTGCCAGAGAACAATCATACCTGAAGAACTGGGGGAAGATTTTTGGTGGAACTTTCGGTTCTGGATCTGCCGCTTGACCTTATAAGCAGATGCCAATCTAGCAATTGAACGACAAAAAGGAGAGAATATGGAAGGATGGGGCTTAAATACTTGGCGGGGCCTTGACTTCGGCAGCATTTTGGGAATTTGTGGCAATTTGAAAGCATGCACAGAATTTAAGGTCCTTGACAATGAGCAAAAATGTGATGTTCGAAACCAACTAAACTGTTCTGATGTCTGTCAAAAAAATTTGCATGGAGCAAGTATTGTTTCAAGTACTTTGGGCCATTGAAAGCATAGGAAACAAAAAAGCATGCAATGCACATACCCACAACTGCAAGCTAGGTTGCAAAAATTGCAATACAGGCATATcagggaaagagagaaaaatcattcaattgaaattttagaattatGAGAAAGATTCTTTGGGCAACAAATAGTTGAATTGGAGAACTCCAGTCACTGGCGTCTGGGACGTCAGTCAGTTGGCCGGAGAAGAGAGAAGGGACTGTCGAACAAGAGGAAGGAAGGGCGAGCCGACAAACGACGCGTGCTGGCCGGAAGAGAGGAGGAGACGCAAGCGTAGGTGGCTGCTAGGATTTGCTAAACCAAGACTGCCCTTGTGATCCCGAAAGCAGTCCCAAATCCAATTTGGATTCAAGTCAGGGGCATGCCAGTGCCATGCCAAGAAGATTAAGGAAGGGgtattaatgtaatttaaaatcGAAATCAGAGTGTCATCTAAAAACTTTTGGGAAATTCTATCCACAACCCACACTTAATATCCTTCAACTACCCTGCATTAAAAACTCTTTATTACCCTTCTAGCAGccacttttccttctttcttatttACTCTCTACTACCATTTCTTCGATCACTTGCAGCAATTTTTTCCGATCACTTGCAGTCATTTTCCCTCTCTTATTCTCTTCTATTTTCCTCTATACAatgaatgattatataaaaatgtcGATGACATAGGAAGAGTTCTATGAAGAAGATGACAATGTGGCTGCTGGCTGCCTCGCGAGAAAATGCTCGACGAAACCGGGATCGCCAGACCTCAGTCAGGGATGGGTGGTtgtgtaatgccccgctttccCGAGCGCgttttataacttgggacaattccgagacaatatttttttttttctttcaaactaatgctaaaccatatcattcctcgaaatcgtcccaaaattcccatctctttatctcgaaagagaatcattatacacatcaaatgcgaaagcaatgatcgaaacctgatatattaacattgatcataaatcaattcttacatctttattaaccataaggatatacatcaacatttctcaaaacgttcagaattcaaaatggcagaacttaaataaatgggatacataacatacattcaattcttcatgcactctgctaagtgccatttcatgcctcatttatacTCATatctacaatctccatctggaatgtttgaatattccaaggggcaaagcccaagttagatgatgaaccatctaagtaagggtacataatgctacaTCATATGTGTAtacaatgtctttcatcgtaggtgtcaactgcaccccttatgCTACCTACCGTTCTAACGGTCACATCTTTCAAAGCCGGGGTGTCTGGGAGCACCCTTGGTAAaatagcggtgccagttcgtactccctacggcctcaatgcgtgtgatcaatgacatcaacgtgtatttatgcatttcatagtcatgtcatgtatgcagtctacgtgatgagtacatatcagagtatgtcaatatgatgaaaacatttttgacgaacatgaatcacttacaaatcaatcattttacataaaactaactttaattgggaagtaccacttatcttctcaagcttatcgggctacctcaatATTCGCGTCTAtctcgaaattcgtgcatcaattcgatttgcgtgccaacctcaaaatttgcacaagtcacttcaacttaaacctcaaagcatcttaatcaccataattatttaaataaacattaaaacctatttttccataatttctggcattttctttaatttcctttctatttcttcctaattttcctcaataaatccaaactaaatatttctaaaatattttctcaaatatttcactacaacaattcataaaataatatttctggatttctggaattttctagggaattttacttaccttaacttagcttctttggcttcctcggtatgcgtgccatatcctcaaaatgcgtgcccgaGCTACTTTTCTCGCCAAAAACTCCGGAATATTAATAAAccactattttctattttttgatatttttcctatttttcttcttttgttttcttttcttttttttttcttttcttttcttccctccctcattcttcttcttcctcttctcccgCGCGACCTGCGTCTCCCGTGCGCCTGCACCTTGCTCCAGCCGCCGCATGGCCCTCCGTCGACCTCCACCTGGCCCTCCGCCGACCGCCTCGAACTCGCCGAACCTTGGCGTCGCACACGCCCGCCGCTGGCTGTTGCTTGCGACCACGGTTGGTTGTTGGCTCGGCACAACCGCCTGCTGCCATGGCCACACCAGCTTCCTCTGGCCGTCTCTCAAGCCTCCACTGGTCACCAACGAACCTGGATGGGCCACCCTCCGCCCGGTTGTCCTGGCTGCCTAGCCGCTGAAGCTCGCGCACGGAAGCTTGTTGTGCGGCCAACCTGGGCCGCCTTCGACCTTCTTGCATCGACTCCAACTCCTACCTCGATCGCCTGGATGCCTGGTCGTTGCCTTCGCCTTCCATCTTGCTGCAACTCTCAGTAATGGGCTTCCATTCGTGGCTGCCTTCTTCATTTCCATtcctttcttccctttctttctctctctctcactgatTTCTTCTGCCAAGCTTTCCAATTCTTCTTCCTATTTATAACTAAGGAagcttggccaccactccaGCAAACTTGGCGTATGAAACACTCAATTTGCTGCCATCCCCCTCTgcaacttggccaccaagctTGCGCGCACAGccacacatacatataaatacatatatatttatatattacactttaaattaaaagaatttacgcattaaacctcaattttatcataatatcacttgggtaattttcttattgcaaccgTGCCCTCAAACATcgattaaatttgcattttaatgccgaaaacacaaaattaataacttcaaagttactcgataaggGCGATTTTGCCCCAGCGTCCTCatcgggctatcgtttcatcccaaaaccactgaagggttgtttattacgaaaaatcgaagcccccctagggttccgttgatttttcgggagtctcctatgACGATTCAGTTTTATAGCCTAAAtgacagttgtattttagctgtaccgaaaactattcccgatctgatttctttcgataccataaatcctaactcgGAACGCATATCGagactatatcattttccttagacaatttcactccaaggcattccctacaATTGATTCGGTAGTTATAATtgttatcaaactaatttttcggtattctaaacttatcgaaattacgtggcaaactcatacaaacatggggtattacaggttGGGGTAAGGGATGGGCGGGCGGGCGGTTGAGAAACCCGCCCATCCCTGACTGAGGATCCCGGTTCCGTCGAGCATTTTCTCGCGAGGCAGCCAGCAGCATCAGTAACCCATTTCATTTACGAacccaaaattacaaataaaatggCGTACCAGAACATCTACGAgctgttgttgttgctgttcATTGTCATCTACGAGCTATTGTTATTCATTGTCATCTTCATAGAACTCTTCCCATGTCATCGACGTTTTTATATAATCATCCATTGTATAGAGGAAAATATAAGAGAATGAGAAACGAGAAATGGCTACAAGTGATCAGAAAAAATTATTGCAAGTGATCGGAGAAATGGATGTCGAGAGTaaataagaaagaaggaaaaatgactGTCAAAACGGTAATAAAGGGTTTTTAACGCAAGGTAGTTAAAGGATATTAAGTATGGGCTGTGGAGAAAAATAATGTGGATTGTGGATAGAATTTTCCAAAAGTTTTTAGATGACACTctgatttatgttttaaattacattaatacCCATTCCTTAATCTTTTTGGCATGGCATTGGCACACCCCTAACTTGAATCCAAATTGGATTCGGGCCTGCTTTTAGAGTCACAAGGGCAGTCTTCGTTTGGCAAACCCTAGCAGCCGCCTACACCTGCGTATCCTTTTCTTCTCCAGCCAGTAGCCGTCGTCCGTCGACTCGCCCTTCCTTCCTCTCGTCTGGCAATCCCTTCTCTCTTCTTAGGCCAACTGACTAGCATCCCAGACGTCGGTGACTGGAGTTCTCCAATTTAACTATTTGTTGCCCAAAGATTCTCAAACCTCTCAATCACACGGTTGTTAATTCCTCCAAGCTTGTAAATGAGATGGCTAGTTGTGGTGGACTTTCCAGAGACCACATGGCCGATGACAACTATGTTGATATGAAACTTCTCCTTTCCCATTATAAACTAATAGAACCAAACTACAATAGATAActcgggaaaaaaaaaattaaagcataCAATTCAGAAACCATGAAACAGGTACACCCATGCCAGAAATATACATtcaaaatagatagaaaataagTGAGCAAGTACTCTGAATGAACTCTAGAAAGCTTTAGTAAGATATATTTTTCACATTGACTTCACAGGTCAATGAGTCAAATTCATCTCTTCATGCTCACCCATCCGCATAACAAGCATCCAAATACACAAACACTAATACAATAAAGTAGGAAACTGACAACAACACAGCCCAAGTATACATATCAAacaatttactaaaaaatatcaGACAGTTTGAACATACAATTTACTAAAAATTACATGCGAACACTTTTTACCATGAAGATCGAATCCTAATAAAGACGAAAACATCATAGACAACAGTTCACAACCAGCCAACAAATAACCCAGTTCAAGAACATCTGGAAAGCATCAAAACATAACATGAATATCTGCAAGTTATCGCACAGGATCTGAGCGGCGACTAGACAGCCAACTTAATCTACTGATATCCACGAATATAAGCACCCTGTCTACAGCCCCGAGTAAAAACCGAACAGATCTACGCATATAAGCAACAGATCGGACACACAACTAAACCATGCGAACAATGACCCCATAATTCAACATACAATGAGTAATGATTCGATGAATAGGCAAACAAATCCAAATACTAGTGTTCATCTCCATACGAAGTTAGACTGTGAGTGAAAAAAACATAGAGAAAGAGCTTATACCTCGCAGGAGAAGAGCCTTGAGCAGCAAGCGGCGAAACCCTAgcacggagagagagagagagagagagagagagaaacgaggCTGAGCTTGCGAGCTGAGTCCGTCTTGCAGCCAATTGATACTTCGAAGGAGGCCAGGGTTTTAGAGGGATTAGGATTCTTGGTTAAGTACCTCAATCTCCCTAGGAGACCGAAATTAAGGTTTTCTCCAATTCTTACTAGTCGCCCAAGTACGGATTGGACTCGCTATTCtattaaaagtataattaaaaaaagtatttttatttcatgaatttttttattctctactccgataaaattgtttttttatgaatttttttattctccaaaaaaaaaatttcaaataattggTAATGTGTGTGAGAATAAAATCAATGTATTATCaacaaataacaatattttgaattaaaaaattaaaaaaaataaatatattttaagttaatataGTGTGAGGTTAAACTAGAGTAAAGAGATTATAAATTGCTAGTGGAGCTAACTAATGGGGAGCCAAAGGGAGAtaacaagagagaaaaaaggattttcaattttggagaCAAAAGAATGAAGGTAGAGTGGATGTTAATGAATATCAAGGCATGCAATAGGGAATTGGGGTTAGCTTTCTCCTCCTTAAATTATTTGGCTATTTGTACTGACATTTTCTAATATCTCTAGAAAACTCCAATAAGGATAACTGGTAAGACTTTAGTAAGAAAAATCTCATTCATTCTCAGCAAAATAGaactcaatatatacaattttgagGGTTAATCACCTACATAAAAATAGACACACTATCTAACCCACTAATCTGAAACTAAATAAACAGATAAAGACCAAAACTCAATCCATTATTGACCATAACTACCACATAAGAATAACCAAAAAAACAACCAACAAATGaaggataaaataataaacacaacCCATCGGATGAAACCTAAGAAAAACCTtatttccaacactccccctcaagatggtgAATAGATATCCTTCATTCCCAATTTGCttgttttcctttgaaaaacTGCACCCAGAAGATCTTTAGTAAATATGCAAGTTGATTTCCTGTAAACACAAATGGTGTACAAATTATACCACTTTCAAggttttcttttataaaatacatGTCAACTTCCACATGTTTAATGCAATCATGTTGCACCAGATTGTGTGCAATAGTAATAACTaacttattatcacaatatagcTTCGTAGGAGCCTTCCACCGGACTTTCAAGTCCTCTACAATTATTTTTACCCATAATAACTCACAAATCCCAAAGGCCATGACCCAAATTTAGCCTTTGCACCAGATCTTATTATAACACTTTGCTTATTACTTCTCCAAGTCATAATATTTCTCCCTAAGAGTGCAGTACCCGGATGTTGATCCACTGTCAATCACTGACCCTGCATAGTCAACATTTGTATAGGCTTCAAGAGTTATTTCTTGCCATcttttgaacaaaattccctTACCTGGTGTACCCTTTTAGTAATGCAAATTTTGATGCACTACTTTCAGGTGTACCTCCTTAGGATCGTGCATGAATTGATTAACAACTTCCACAGCATATGCTATGTCTAGACTAGTATGTGACAGATAGATGAGCCTCCCAACTAATCTTTGGTAGATGTTCTTGTCTGTTGTTGCATTTTCTAGGATGTCACCAAGTCAATGATTAAGCTCAATAGGGGTTTTAGTAAGCCTACATCCTAGCATACCTGTATCTGTTAACAAATTAAGAATATACTTCTgttatgatatgaaaattatttcttaGGAATGAGCCACTTCGATACCCAATAAATACTTCAATTTGCCTAactctttaatttcaaactcttttaTCAAACATTTATTTAGACTTTCAATTCCTTCTAGGTCATATAATGTCATTATAATGTCATCTATATAGACTAATAAAACAACAACCTTTATGGATATAGAATGTCTCACAAACAAAGTGTGATCACATTGACTTTGTTCGTATCCCAAACTTAGCATGGTTTTGGTAAATCTTCCAAACCATGCTTTTGGAGACTGCTTCAAACCATACAAGGCTTTATTCATTTTGCATACCACATCCTTTCCTGCTTTTGAACATAATATTGGTGACACTTCCATATAGATTTATTTCTCAAGATCTCCTTGTAAAAAGACAttttttcacatcaaattgtTGCAATTTCCAATTAAGGTTAGCTGCTATATAATCTACGCCATAGGTTtgggtgtaataccccaagagcctagagaatggtagtatatatcgaggataagtaaggaatgaaataacaccagctggataccttttgggctaaatgtagataaaaaactctcgggttaagcgtgtttgaactagggtagctcaaggatgggtgacccctgggaagttctcGTAAGCTCATCAGAGTAAGTTGATTCGGTCCTTTCTATGGCTtaatacgggatgttacaggtggtatcagagccgaccatTTGAGAATGCGGTCCAATGAGGGCGAGGAGTGGCACCGGGGCGTGAAGGCCTAAATAAGGGATGGCTCCTGtcaggcttctaggatgacagcccCTAAAGGGAAGAAGATTTGGGACCAGttataaggtcacatgacgaggacgtcatgtgctcaatgGGGGAGAGTGTAATACCCTCGAGAGCCCAAGGCCAAGTCCAAGAAAGGAGTCTAGAAAAGCTAGTGTACATATCGatgatagtaaggaaggaaacaacaccagttggatacccttttaggctgaatatggataaagaactcccggattaagcgtgcttgaggtagggtagctcaaggatgggtggcccctggaagttcgcgtaggcccattagggtaagttaaTCCGGTCTTTCttatcactcgatgcgggatgttacattagGTATAATCCTTAGCAACCAATATTACTTTCTATCTTTCTAATTACCCATTTCAGTTATATTTAACTATGAATATCCACCTACATCCCATGtcctattttttttcaagtGTCTGCATCTCTACCCTCATAGCATTCCTTCAATTCTCACTTCTTAATGCCTCATATATTGTTTTTGGTATATGAATGCAGTTTATGTTGGTAAGAAAAGCAACTTTGTGACTAAGGGATAGATTTTTGTAGGACATGAATACATATGGAGGATGCTTTGTGCAAGCTATAGTTCCTTGACGATTACTGATAGGAAGTTCATTGTCACTTGAGTTAGATGGGTCAACAATAGGTTCAATCTCATTAAGAGAGGTAGAAGAAGTGATTGCCTCATTATGATCAATGTCAGGACTAGGTGTTGATTCAGATGCTTGAATAGGTGTCGGATGAGCAACtagtctctttcttcttgagtaTACCTAAAGTGGACAGTGTATAGGTTCTTGGATTGGACCAT
It contains:
- the LOC127797370 gene encoding protein BCCIP homolog isoform X2, with translation MPVLQFLQPSLQLWTSEQFSWFRTSHFCSLSRTLNSVHAFKLPQIPKMLPKSRPRQVFKPHPSIFSPFCRSIARLASAYKVKRQIQNRKFHQKSSPSSSGGKVNHKVGMDKREPYGSSDEEEFEGTIQADFAFFDPKSDDFHGVKGLLMTYLDHREWDISGFADLILSQTTVGTIVKTEEEDTPYSVVTALNLGRYKDHKCIKELTDFLLKVCKDKDILGNLRSFFKEQMQSVGLLVSQRVVNLPPQLLPPLYDALFDEISWATEDERTEELRRSFCLKHYLLLTRIYEQKAAVRRLQYLLRQRMKSFTSSWSFKFPLRIEQLANEELKNYKLMGLVMAVEAEKISMFREQLHSLISES
- the LOC127797370 gene encoding protein BCCIP homolog isoform X5; its protein translation is MLPKSRPRQVFKPHPSIFSPFCRSIARLASAYKVKRQIQNRKFHQKSSPSSSGGKVNHKVGMDKREPYGSSDEEEFEGTIQADFAFFDPKSDDFHGVKGLLMTYLDHREWDISGFADLILSQTTVGTIVKTEEEDTPYSVVTALNLGRYKDHKCIKELTDFLLKVCKDKDILGNLRSFFKEQMQSVGLLVSQRVVNLPPQLLPPLYDALFDEISWATEDERTEELRRSFCLKHYLLLTRIYEHMNGGKKNAAKGSSKEATIFIKAEDEIFYQLSSWSFKFPLRIEQLANEELKNYKLMGLVMAVEAEKISMFREQLHSLISES
- the LOC127797370 gene encoding protein BCCIP homolog isoform X1 — its product is MPVLQFLQPSLQLWTSEQFSWFRTSHFCSLSRTLNSVHAFKLPQIPKMLPKSRPRQVFKPHPSIFSPFCRSIARLASAYKVKRQIQNRKFHQKSSPSSSGGKVNHKVGMDKREPYGSSDEEEFEGTIQADFAFFDPKSDDFHGVKGLLMTYLDHREWDISGFADLILSQTTVGTIVKTEEEDTPYSVVTALNLGRYKDHKCIKELTDFLLKVCKDKDILGNLRSFFKEQMQSVGLLVSQRVVNLPPQLLPPLYDALFDEISWATEDERTEELRRSFCLKHYLLLTRIYEHMNGGKKNAAKGSSKEATIFIKAEDEIFYQLSSWSFKFPLRIEQLANEELKNYKLMGLVMAVEAEKISMFREQLHSLISES
- the LOC127797370 gene encoding protein BCCIP homolog isoform X6; the protein is MDKREPYGSSDEEEFEGTIQADFAFFDPKSDDFHGVKGLLMTYLDHREWDISGFADLILSQTTVGTIVKTEEEDTPYSVVTALNLGRYKDHKCIKELTDFLLKVCKDKDILGNLRSFFKEQMQSVGLLVSQRVVNLPPQLLPPLYDALFDEISWATEDERTEELRRSFCLKHYLLLTRIYEHMNGGKKNAAKGSSKEATIFIKAEDEIFYQLSSWSFKFPLRIEQLANEELKNYKLMGLVMAVEAEKISMFREQLHSLISES
- the LOC127797370 gene encoding protein BCCIP homolog isoform X3, producing MPVLQFLQPSLQLWTSEQFSWFRTSHFCSLSRTLNSVHAFKLPQIPKMLPKSRPRQVFKPHPSIFSPFCRSIARLASAYKVKRQIQNRKFHQKSSPSSSGGKVNHKVGMDKREPYGSSDEEEFEGTIQADFAFFDPKSDDFHGVKGLLMTYLDHREWDISGFADLILSQTTVGTIVKTEEEDTPYSVVTALNLGRYKDHKCIKELTDFLLKVCKDKDILGNLRSFFKEQMQSVGLLVSQRVVNLPPQLLPPLYDALFDEISWATEDERTEELRRSFCLKHYLLLTRIYEQKAAVRRLQYLLRQRMKSFTSSVPGPLSSHCALSNLQTKS